In Citrus sinensis cultivar Valencia sweet orange chromosome 3, DVS_A1.0, whole genome shotgun sequence, the sequence TCACTCCATTTTGAGAAGCTCTTGGCACTGCCTTCTCAAACTCTTCTAATTCGATGTTCCGTAGAATCCTGTTCAAGTCCTTCAACTCAATGTCACCTTCTTTAACTGGCATCATTTTCTGACAAGACCCCCCATTATGCCATTCCCCATTTTCGAAGTGATCTGGCGTTGATGTTCTGAAAAAGACGAGACCCTTGTGTTTGGATGCTGCTATGAAGTCCATAACAGAACTGAGGGTTTTTCTATAAGCAAAATCAAACCCCAACTCTGTCAGGTTCCTTTTAGGACAGTAATGGCAGCCCACCACTGTATCATTCTCATAGTAGATTGAAGATTTGAGAAACCACTTTCCAGTTGAAATTATCATGTAGTCCAAGTTCAGGTACTGTTCTGTCCATTTCTTATCCAGTTTGTCGAGATGCAGCTGAACTTCAGATGTTGAAACACCATTATAATCTTCAAAAATTGCAGCTTTTGCTAGGAAAGGGGACCAAATAACTGACACAGAGAAATTATAAGAAGGAAAGTGCCATCTTTTCGATCTATATTCTTCATCATGGTAAACTTCAACAGCTTGTTCTACCTGAAGCCATAAATGTTAAACCTAGTCAGTTTTCCTGCaataggaaaaataagaaCAGCATGTGTTTCTACAAAAGCTTAACAGAAGAAAAGAACATTCACAATTAACCTCTGCTAAAAACAATAAGCTCTCAAGTTGCACAAATTCttcacaaaatatttatgcatgCTGGAAGCAATAACTAACAAACTATGGCACGCTGGAAGTAAGAAAGAGTCATAATGGTAAAGACATTCAATCTCACAATCAAAATTCATTCTATACAGTTTGTGAAGTTTGTAATGAGTCGGAAAAAGAAGTCAGGAAACTGGAACCACTTAACAGAAACAAGTCCAGAACACAGATAATGATGGAAATTTCAAGATTACCAACAGTCTCGCAACAAACGAATTGAACAATTAAGTGACAGATACATAAGATATTTGGatagaaataaaacaattgtAATCTAAATGATCCCTCAAACCATGCACCAATAGAAGCGAATAGCATCTTACAGCCAAAAAGGAAACTGCTTCTGGCAAGCATTacgattttttaaaataactgcCTAGCTGACCAAAACTAAAAGGCAacaaagattaaaattcatttgttgCTACAGAAGCTGTTATCAATGTATAAGATTAACAAAAAATCCAGTGCCATGGGGAAACTCCGTCTTTCCGTGACACAGCAGGACATTTACTCCTGTTTTTCACACAGTGAAATCTCACAAAACCGTAGTAAAagttgtaaataaatattgaaaccAAGAAATGGAGACGCATCTTTGGATAACAAAGGATGCATTGACGAACACCAGCAACAAATCTCCTTAATAAATACTGAATGGTTTCTCTGTTGTGCACTTTCCTTATATTCATGAACAAGAGCAGTTGGAGCATCTATTGACTAATTACACATCACCAACGCATAAGGTGATTTAATGAACAGAAATTGGAAAaatcaaagaacaaaataaaggTGGTTAGATAAAACTTGCTACGTTAGAGGGCAAGGCGAACATTTTGATGGAGCAGGGTCTAGTACACATCAATGATTATGACTAAAGGCTTCTCCAGAAGTGTTTCACCAAATAGCGGCACTATCTTACAAAGATAGCAAAAGGTCCTTAATGAGGATGACATTTACACAAACTAATTAAAAGAGGCCATTTACATCACAATTTTACAGAGGTCTAAAACATTAATTGGCAATTTTAAGTACTCTGCTAAGATAATGTTAAAGGTTTATGATGATAGCAATTTTAAGTATTCTGTAAAAATAttgccaaaatttttatgatcaAGTACTATGCAAGACGAGAAAAAGACCAAATTTAAGTTCTTATTCAAACACCTACAGCCCACATATAAATTTGCTGTAAATTTCTTAGCTAGTCTCATACCGTTGAGAGCATGCACAGTAATGACTGTACATGGTTACGAGATATTGAATCACCAATCAAAGCCCAAGTTTTATTCCTCATcaagtaaagaaaattttcagcaTTGAATGGAGGCAACTCGCAATTTTCTGGCCTCCACCGCCAATATAAATACCCTGAATCAGGCCGCCCATTTCCCATACAATTCTGGTGAGACTCGATCAAGGGACAGCTTGCATTAGTGTAAACTGGGCCTTTTAGGTTGGGAACCCAATCCCCAGTAAAAAGATCACATTTTTCTGCTCCAATTTCTGGTTCTGCCAACAATACTTCcgtcaaaatataaaaccaatAATACAGCTAAAGGTTTAAACGAATTAACCATTGGTAAAATGGAAGATTttagtaaacaaataaaatggtcatttAATATGAGTAAAGAACGCCAGATCAACTATACACGTAAAAACAAAGCAGATCACCCCCAAAATGAGTTAATGTTCTGAGCATTGGTATAGTAAaccaattattaataaaacaaagtaaaaacttaacaaaAATCCAACTAAAATAAAccgaatttgattgatttggtACCTTTTTGAGGCATCTCATTCTGATCTTCAGCTTCTGAGACAACGGAAAAGACAAGCTCATTCATTGCCACAATACaggctataaaagaagcaaaacCCAATTCAAAGAAGCCACATTTGTTACCTTTCTGAGGCATCTGGTTCTGATCTTCATATTCCGAAACATCAATAGTAGCAACAACCGGCGGTGTCGCTTCTGCCACCTCCGTTTTATCAACAACAGGAGTCTGTAAAAACTCTTCAGACTTAAAAAAGAAGAGCCTAAAAgcaaaacccatcaagagaatAGCAACCGCTAGCCTTATAAGCAAGTGATGGTGGTTTTTCAGAGACCAACAATTACATAGCTTCCAGTTCAGCTTCATTTTGTGTTTCTCACACACAGTTTTCTATTTCTTCAATTCACATTTAGACACTTTCTAAATCTAGGTATTCGAGTTAAATCTAGATTACTGCCGGGAAATAAAATGtagaaaataagtaataacGAGATATGAAGTAGATCGAAGGGTGACCGACATTCAAGTatatcatcaataaatgttCATGGCTGCTTCTTACAAGAATAAGTTCTGTATTTGGTGACCTTTTGcccctttattttattttttcaaaatactcgcttctttgtttttttaaattattttttaatatttgtggtGAGCAGATGGGTGCTCcgttaatcattttcttatcatAATGTGAAGCATGCACATGATTGATCCAAGGAAAGTAATTAATGATTCATCATTAGTTGTTTGGACAAAACTacgttacagaatctgtaagctacagactgcagcatcagccgttggatgtggttggatgtggagtgagaaactaaacaaaagaaaatcggatggtgggatgacgggagatgtttgttacCGAATCTGTAACATAGACAGGTCCTAGTTGTTTAAGTATAAAAGTTGCATTTTCTCACGcacaatttaaattatcttttatttatatattaaaatttattgaaaagtataatataattatcttttttttaatattaagattataataaaatttttaaaaagaagtGTGGACTaatttaataagttatttataaaaaataatctcgTGTATGTTTTTAGAAAACAGTTGTCAAAGtagataaaattatgaaataatcacattttaaaaaaattactaaacaccattttttgtcaaattttataaataaattcctTATAGCATTTCAATTGTATTTTCAAACAGAGgctaagaatttttttagggttaagaCACTACAACTTTTAAATCATATCTGCTGCCTAAAGTTGGCAATGGAACGGGATATGACGAGATttgcaaattataattttgtcttATATATGCAAGTGAGATAAAAAAAGTCTCATTTTCATCTCGTTATTTTTTTAGGACAAAAGTTTATTTTCCCGTCCCGTTAAATATCTTGTATCATCCCATAATCTTAAACAATTTTGAATGTAAACAAATAagttttgacattttttttctttgaaggatcattataatctaatataGCAAAAATCTTGAATATAtacaaagtaaaataatgaaataatatttttattttgattacatGCACGTTTTGAATACAATTTTAtgctaatattttttaattgtctgTTTACTTCCATtgcatattaatattaatacgTATGCTTCAAAAGCTATAGATTTAAACATTAACTGACTTCAGTcatgttaaaatatcaaataattcaacaatataataataagtcaAACCAACGGCTAGGATTGATAATGAGATGGGATGAGAGTTGTTAATCCCAAACTTGTCTCGTATAAAcaaatgagataaaaaaaatagttcaaTTCCtgtctctttatttttcttgggaCAAAAATATGTCACGATCTCGTCTCAAATGGAATAGGATCCTGTAAGGTCCAATCccaacacaaaaaattacCATCTCTACTGCtgccaaaaacaaattttttatttttcaattaaagtcTATCTACTTCTACTATTTTTACAACATTCGCAACGTTTTCTTTCtattccttttgttttt encodes:
- the LOC102617190 gene encoding protein trichome birefringence-like 23, yielding MKLNWKLCNCWSLKNHHHLLIRLAVAILLMGFAFRLFFFKSEEFLQTPVVDKTEVAEATPPVVATIDVSEYEDQNQMPQKEAEDQNEMPQKEPEIGAEKCDLFTGDWVPNLKGPVYTNASCPLIESHQNCMGNGRPDSGYLYWRWRPENCELPPFNAENFLYLMRNKTWALIGDSISRNHVQSLLCMLSTVEQAVEVYHDEEYRSKRWHFPSYNFSVSVIWSPFLAKAAIFEDYNGVSTSEVQLHLDKLDKKWTEQYLNLDYMIISTGKWFLKSSIYYENDTVVGCHYCPKRNLTELGFDFAYRKTLSSVMDFIAASKHKGLVFFRTSTPDHFENGEWHNGGSCQKMMPVKEGDIELKDLNRILRNIELEEFEKAVPRASQNGVKLKLLDFTNLLLLRPDGHPGAYREFQPFAKDKDAKVQNDCLHWCLPGPIDTWNDLIMETVVNG